ACGAACTCGCGGCGAGCAAAGGCTGGTACTTCCGGCTCCCGCAAGAAGGGGAGAAAATGCTGTCCTCGCCGCTCGCCTTCGTCGACATCTTCGCCACGACGTTCACGCCCACGGACGACCCCTGCGCGGGCGGCGGCGACGCACGGCTTTACGTGCTCCGCTTCGCGGACGGCGCCTCGACGGTCGACCGGAACCAGGACGGGACGCTCGACTCGCAGGACCGGGTACAGGACGTCGGCCACAGCATCCCCACCGAGGTCACGCCCACCATCCGGGAGCAGGGAGCCGCAGGCTACATCGGGGTAGGCGGTGCCATCCCGAAGATCGACCTCCCGGCACCGCCGCTCAACGTTTTTCCGCTCTGGTGGCGGGAGGTGTACTGATGCGTAACGCTCGTGCCCTGCTCGTGGCCCTCTTGCTGGTCTTCGGCTGGCCGCCGGTATCGGCTGCCGACGGAACCGTCAAGGGGAAGATCGAGGCGTCCGATCGCCGAAGCTGGATCCTCGTGGCGGGGAGGAAGCTTCTCGTCCGACCCCACACGGTGATCCTCACCCCTTCGAAACGGAAGGTCGCTCCCGCAGAACTCGTGCGTGGCGTCGAGGTCGAGGTCGAGTTCGTCTCGGGGTCGGCCGGCGAGGAAGCCACGGCCATCACGGCCTACGTCCTCCGCTGAGGGGGGGAGCCCGGCCGGCGAAGGGGGGAACCGGCCGGGCAGGCGTCGCGTCGCCGTCCCTGGCAGCGCGGGGAGGGCTCTCAGGCCGCTTTGCTCACCTCCTCGGTTGCGGCCTCCGAGCCCTCGAGAAACCATTCCATGGGCCGCCCCGTGTGGCGGGCGATCCGGTAGAGCACCTCCGTCGAAGGAATGCGGCCGTTCAGGTAGTTGTAGACGGCCGAAAGGCTCACTCCGATGTCGTAGGCGAAAGCCTTGGGCTCGTCCGCCACGACTTCCCGGAGCTTCTTGGCGACCACTCTGGGATCGATTCGTTCCATCCTACCCTCCTTCTTCGCGACTTCGTGCGAAACACCGTCTCGTCTCGTCGAAAACCCTTTTCTCGCCTTTCGGTGATCGTGCCTTCGCTATCGGTTCCCCTCCGGCCCTTCGCTCGCGAAATCCGCCAAAAAAAAAGCCACCGGAAGAACGCCTCCCGGTGGCCTTTTCGAGGTTTTTTCTCTCTCTTCCCCTAGATCCTCCACCTCGTCCGGCCACCGGCTCGGTTTCGGCCGCGACACACGTCCATCGTGCGGATCGTCTGCATTCCGCCGAAGTTCCACGAAAGGGCTCGCGGTTTCCGGTGCCGGAACATGGTGCGGCAATTAAGCCACGCCGAAGGCCGGGACGCAAGCCCTTCCGTTCCTACGTTCGTGGAAGCTGTGCTAGCCTCCGCCTTATGAGCCGCCTCCGCCTTGCCCTCCTGTACGGGGGCCGGTCGGCCGAGCACGAGGTGTCGTTGCTCTCCGCGCGGTCCGTCGTCGAGGCGCTAGACCCGGCCAAATACGAGCTCCTGCTCGTCGGGATCGACCGGAGCGGCCACTGGCACTTCCAGTCCCGCGCCGACTTCGACAGGGTCGCCTCGGGGTCCCTGCCGTCGGTTCCCGAGGGGCCGGACGACTGTTTTCTCGCACCCAGTCCGGGCGGCCGTCTCGTTTCCGCGCAAGGCGAGGAGATCGCAAGACTCGACGTGGTGTTTCCGCTCGTCCACGGGACGTACGGCGAGGACGGCACCCTACAGGGACTTTTCGAGCTCGCCGACGTCGCCTACGTGGGCGCGGGAGTCCTCGGCTCCGCGCTCGGTATGGACAAGGACGCGCAGAAGCGCCTTTTCCGGGAAGGCGGCCTTCCCGTCGTCGAGTTCTATACGCTGCGCCGCGCCGAAACGACCGCCGAAAAACTCGTGGAGGTGGGCAGGAAGCTTTCCTTCCCGCTCTTCGTCAAGCCGGCGAACTCGGGCTCGTCGGTGGGGGTCGCGAAGGCCGACGACGAAAAGAAGCTCGCGGAAGCAGTGGAGGCGGCCTTTTCTTACGACGACAAGATCCTCGTGGAGAGGGCCCTACGGGCACGCGAGATCGAATGCTCCGTCCTGGGAAACGAGTTCGTCGAGACGTCCGTGCCCGGGGAAGTCGTACCCTCGCACGAGTTCTATTCCTACGAGGCCAAGTATCTCGATCCCCGGGGCGCCACGTTCCGGGTGCCCGCGCCTCTGTCTCCGGAGGAGACACGGGAAGTCCGCGCTCTCGCGGCCGCTGCCTTCCGGGCGATCGAGTGCGAAGGAATGGCCCGGGTGGATTTTTTCCTCGAGGAGGAGACGGGGAAGTTCTTCGTGAACGAGGTGAACACCATCCCGGGCTTCACGCCGATCAGCCAGTACCCGAGGCTCTGGGAAGCGAGCGGCGTCTCTTACGGGGAGCTTCTCGACCGCCTGGTCGAGCTTGCCCTCGACCGCCATCGGCGGCGACGGAAGCGCGTCTTCCGTCCGCCCGTCCCAGGGAAGGACACGAAGACGTGAAAACTTTTCCTCCTTGGCACCGCGGTCCGTGATTCCCCCCGGACGCGACGGAGCGCGTCCCTCCGGCAACGTGCCCTTAAATGGCACCGGCGGTCGTTCCCGGCGTCCGACCGGGACGTCCACCCGCCACCCGCCGGACGCGACGGAGCGCGTCCCCGACGGATGTGCCGGTGCGCATCGACCTCCACGCGACGTTTCGGACATGCGGTCGGAGGGCCACGCTCTGTCGTGGCCGTGCTCGGTCTCGCCCCGAACCCCCGGACGCGACGGGGCGCGTCCCTCCGGCAACGTGCCCGCAAACGGCACCGGCGGTCGTTCCCGGCGTCCGACCGGGACGTCCACCCGCCACCCCCCGGACGCGACGGAGCGCGTCCCCTCCGGCCCCGACGTTTCGCCCAACAAATCGGAGGGCCACGCTCTGTCGTGGCCGTGTTGGTCGGAGGGACCCGCTCTGTCGGGTCCCTGTTCGCGAGTGCCGCGTTCCCCCACCCCCCCGGACGCGACGGGGCGCGTCCCTCCGGGCCTCAGGATTCGGCTTGCGTGGGGGTCGGCGTCGGCGTGGGAGTGGTCGTCGGTTGCGGCGTCGGTGTCGGCGCACGGATCACACCGCCGAGAGCACCGGCCACGTCGCCGTTGCCCCCGCCGGGCAGCTCCCTCGACTGTACGACCACGGTCACGGCGCTCGCCTGGTCGCTGTCGACCTGATCCCGCGCGGTGAAGCAGAAGCGGAAATCACAAGCCTGGGGGACGAAGCGACACGGATCGTTCGTGTCGACGACGCTGTACGCCGAGGGACCGAGAATCTGGAGGTTTTCCGAGAGCACGACGGACACGACCGAGCCGCCTACGATGGGGTTGTCGAGGTCGTCCGACACGTGGACGTCGATACAGGTCGGAAATCCGCCCACGACCTCGAAGTCGAACCGAGGATCCTGGCTCGGGGGATCCACCGTGACCGAAAACTGCGTCGGCCCGCTGAAAATGACGCCGATCGAGCTCCGGATGGTCGTACTCGGGCTCCAGACCCCGTTCCCGTCCTGGTCGTGCAAGACCGGGTCGAAAACGTCCGTCCCCTCGTCGAAAACCCCGTCGCCGTCGACGTCCACGAAGTCTTCCTCCCCGAGAACGCTCGCGGTGACCGTGGCGATCCCCGAGGGTGGAATCGGACTCTGGGAGGTGAGGAGCGCGGCCGTTCGGCCCAGAAGGTCCGTGGTGTTCTGGCTCGTCACGCCGCCGCCGTCGGTCGCGAACCGAACGAGCGTGTTGGCGCTCACCGGGTTACCGAACCGGTCGGCCACGAAGGCGGTGATCGTGGAGGTGAGACCGAAGCTGACCCGTCCCGAGATGTTGAGAAGGTCGGCCGCGAGGCTGAACGACCGCGCGCTGGGCACGCCGGTCGCCGGTCCGGTGAGGCTCCCGGGCGGGAGCGCGAACTCTTCGTCGTCTACGTCGTTGTCCTCGTTCGTCACGCCGCCCGACTCCGCACGGATTCGCACGATCGTGCCTGCCTGCGCCGCGGGGTAGATCACGCAGGTGATGGCCGTGCCGGGCTGCGGCGTCACGGGCAGGCCCGTCTGCTGCGGGAACTGGCTCACGTCGCACGGCGGGTCGTTGTTCGTCACGCTGCTTCCCACGATGCTCACGTCCGTGCGGTTCGTGATCGAGAAGAAGACGGCCGTACCGTCCTCGACGGTGTTCCCGTAGCGGTCTTTCACGAGGGCCGCGACCGTCGTGAGCAAGGTCCCGTCGTTGTTGTTCACGAAGGCCGGGTTGACCGCGACGGAAACGAGTTCCGGTGGTCCGGCCGCCACCGTCACGACGGGCTGCCGCTCGACGATCGTCACCGTGGTGCCGTCGAAGTTTTTCGAATCCACGCAAGCCTCGACGGTCACCGTGCCGCTCACGGTGCCCGAACGCAGAGCCGCGAGCACGAAACCCGCACGGTCGGACACCCCGAGCGCGAGCCTACCCTCGTCGAGCGCCCGCTGACGCCCGGCATCCTGGAGACAAGCTTCCGGCAGCACCGGGTTCCCACCCGTAAGGGGCAACATGTGCGCGCCGTTCGGGTCGTCCCCGAGGACCCGGAGTGCGACCGTCCGGTTCGCGAGCGGATTGTTGTTGTTGTCGAAAAGCCTGACCACCACGGTCGAGAGCTCCGTTCCGCCGGTCTCCCTCACCTGGATCTGCGTCGGGCTCGCGCCGAGCGACATCGACGCCGGCTCGCCCTCGGCGGCGTTGGGGTTCCCGGTACCCGTTCCACCCCGGCCGGGCACGACGAAAAGCGTCGTGCTCCCCGTCACGCCTCCGGCGACGGCTTCGAGGGTGTATTCTTTCACCACCGCGTTGGGCGGGACGATGAGCGTGCTCTGCGCGACCCCCACCTCGGAAGGAGGACACGGGTTCTCCTCGCCACCGCACGTCACCGCGACCGCCGGGTTCACCTCGCCCACCTGCGTCCGGAACAGCACGTTCACGTCGGGAATTCCGACGTTGTCCGCGTCGAGAACCCGCGCACGCAACGAGGCCGTGCCTCCCGAGTCCGTCCCGATCACGGGCTGGTCGGTCTCGAGCACGACGATGGCCACGGGCTTCTGGCTCGCGCCCGAGACGACCTGGATCGTGATCGAGCCCTGGATGACCCCCCCGCTCGCCGTGATCACGAGCGAGCCCACCGCCGCACCCGGGGAGATCGTCAGCACGCTTCGAGCCTGTCCGTTTTCGTCCGTCACCGGAGTCCGAGGATCGAAGGACGTGCCCACCCGCGGGTCGGCGTCGAAGAGGAGCCGGACTCCCGGGACCGGAACGTTGTTCTCGTCGAAGGCGAAGGCCGTGACGTCCACCGTGCCCCCGGTGGCGCTGCTGATGCTGAAGGGACTCGCCTGCACGATGATGGAAGCTACCCGCGCCACCGGCGCAGCCGTGGGCGTCTGGGTAGGAGCCGGCCCTCCGGGCCCGCCGCCGGTGGGTGTGGGGGTAGCCCCGGCTCCGAAGACCAGGACGTTCAGGCTCGCTACCGGAAGGCCGAGCTCGGCACTCTGGGGAATCGCCTGGACCTGGAAGGCTCCGCCCGCGACGGCTCCGATCGTCCCGCGCAGCACCCCCTCGGCATCCGTCTCGCCCACTCCTCCCTGCGGAGAAAGCACGACGAGCCCGCCGCCGGCCACGATGCGAACGCTCTCTCCCACCACGGGTCCACCGTCGGCGTTCCGAAGGAGGACTCGGAAGCCCACTTCGTCACCCGCGGAAAATTCGAGTTTCTCCACCACGAGCGTCGTCGTCCCGTTCGGGTTGCTCCGCGTCACCGAGTTCCGGCCCGCGGTCGGCGTCGGCGTGGGCTCGGCGACCCCCGCACCACCCCCGTTTCCGCCCCCGTTGCAGGCGGCGCAGAACGCCGCGAACAAGCAGGCAGCGAGAAGCTCCCGCGGCCCGAAACCCTTCCGCCCGTACGCCGTCATTGCGTCACCTCACAGTTGTCGAAGTTGTCGAATCTCGCCTGGAACGGGACGCGAATCCGGTACTTGCCGCCTGCGAGATCGCTCGCCTCGAAGCGAACCTCGACGGGGAAGGTGCGGCCGAAAGGCTCCACGTCGGGCAGGATGAGTTGCTTGGTGGAAAAGTCGAAGAGAAGAACGTGGACCGAGCTCACCGAAGCGACGCAGCCGCCGGCGATGCCTACGGCGGCCCCGCAGTCCGCGTCCGTCGCGCAGGGGCGCGTCGGGTCGTTCTGGCAGCGGCGGCCCGGCACCACCTGGCCGCCCCCGGAACCCTCGAAGACGCCCAGGCTCGCTCCGAGGATTTCCACCTCGTAGCGGTCGATCGTGATGTCCGCCTTCTGGTGGTTCGTGAAGAGCGCGTTCGCGGCGGTTTCCGTGAAGAGCTCGGCCTCGGTGCAGAGACCCGTGGCCGTGTCCACGCTGCAGCAGGACGGAATCACGTCGACCTCGGCCGCCCCGGGACCCACCCGGTCCGCCTGCTCGATCCCTTCGCCCTCGAAACCGAGAAACTCGAGGACGAGCTGGTCCTCGTCCGTCGTCGAACCGCAACCCCAAAGAAGGGCCGCCACACAGAAAGCGACCGCCCAACTCCACGAACGCCGTCCTCTCATAGAAACCTCTCCGTCAATCCGACCGCTGGGAAAACTCGCCGATCTCCTCCGGGTCGACCTCGAGAAACCGCGTGCGGCCGATGTCCTCGAGGGCGACGAAACGGATCTTGCCGCCGCGGATTTTTTTGTCCGTCTCGACGGCAAGCGCCAAAGGCTTTCCGCGTATCTCCTTGGGGATCGTCACGGGAAGGTGCGCCCTTTTGAGAAGCCGGACGACCCGCTCCGCTGTCTCCTGCTTGCATAGTCCACGCGCCGCCGAGAAGCGGGCAGCAAACGCCATGCCTATGGCGACCGCTTCACCGTGCAGGTAGCGCCGGTATTCCGTCAGGCTTTCGACAGCGTGGCCGACGGTGTGGCCAAAATTGAGCACCGCCCGAAACCCGCTCTCGCGCTCGTCTTCCGCCACCACGAGTGCCTTGATCGCGCAGCAGGTGCGCACGACCTGCACGAGGAGATCCTCGTCGAGGGCTTGCAGAGCAGGAAGACGCTCTTCGACGAGCGCGAAAAGGTCCGGATCGAGAATGACGCCGTACTTGACGACCTCGGCCAGTCCGGCGGTGAATTCCCTTTTCGGTAGCGTCTTGAGAGTCCGGACGTCGACGAGGACGAAGCGCGGCTGGTAGAAGGCACCGATCAGGTTCTTCCCCTCGGGGTGGTTGACCCCCGTCTTGCCGCCCACGCTCGCGTCGACCTGAGCCACGAGTGTCGTCGGAAGCTGGACGAAGGGGACGCCCCGGAGAAACGTCGCGGCCGCGAAGCCCGCGAGGTCGCCG
The sequence above is a segment of the Candidatus Binatia bacterium genome. Coding sequences within it:
- the ddl gene encoding D-alanine--D-alanine ligase, which gives rise to MSRLRLALLYGGRSAEHEVSLLSARSVVEALDPAKYELLLVGIDRSGHWHFQSRADFDRVASGSLPSVPEGPDDCFLAPSPGGRLVSAQGEEIARLDVVFPLVHGTYGEDGTLQGLFELADVAYVGAGVLGSALGMDKDAQKRLFREGGLPVVEFYTLRRAETTAEKLVEVGRKLSFPLFVKPANSGSSVGVAKADDEKKLAEAVEAAFSYDDKILVERALRAREIECSVLGNEFVETSVPGEVVPSHEFYSYEAKYLDPRGATFRVPAPLSPEETREVRALAAAAFRAIECEGMARVDFFLEEETGKFFVNEVNTIPGFTPISQYPRLWEASGVSYGELLDRLVELALDRHRRRRKRVFRPPVPGKDTKT
- the aroB gene encoding 3-dehydroquinate synthase translates to MAGKKIEETLTVSLGERSYPIYIGKGILGEVGAKLRELRCGTSAAVVTNNVVAPLYLGKVVRSLRDHGFETTTIEIPDGEEHKNLAWLTFVYDRLVDARLERNSPILALGGGVVGDLAGFAAATFLRGVPFVQLPTTLVAQVDASVGGKTGVNHPEGKNLIGAFYQPRFVLVDVRTLKTLPKREFTAGLAEVVKYGVILDPDLFALVEERLPALQALDEDLLVQVVRTCCAIKALVVAEDERESGFRAVLNFGHTVGHAVESLTEYRRYLHGEAVAIGMAFAARFSAARGLCKQETAERVVRLLKRAHLPVTIPKEIRGKPLALAVETDKKIRGGKIRFVALEDIGRTRFLEVDPEEIGEFSQRSD